Proteins found in one Desulfovibrio porci genomic segment:
- the rplS gene encoding 50S ribosomal protein L19: MDIIRKIEQENMRMDMPAFRSGDTVKVHLRIVEGEKERIQVFQGNVIRIKRGTTNASFTVRKVSDGVGVERIFPINSPFIDHVELITQGRVRRSRLYYLRALKGKAARIKPRGRF; this comes from the coding sequence ATGGACATCATCAGGAAAATCGAACAGGAAAACATGCGCATGGATATGCCCGCGTTTCGCTCCGGCGACACGGTCAAAGTGCATCTGCGCATTGTGGAAGGCGAAAAAGAACGCATCCAGGTCTTCCAGGGCAATGTGATCCGCATCAAGCGCGGCACCACCAATGCCAGCTTCACGGTGCGCAAGGTTTCCGACGGCGTGGGCGTGGAACGCATCTTCCCGATCAACTCGCCCTTCATCGACCATGTGGAACTGATCACTCAGGGCCGCGTGCGCCGCAGCCGCCTCTACTATCTGCGCGCCCTCAAGGGCAAAGCGGCCCGTATCAAGCCGCGCGGCCGCTTCTGA
- a CDS encoding ribonuclease HII has translation MKKHPAQASLFGPDAAPPGRPSRYCAGIDEAGRGCLAGPVVAAAVILPAVYDLPGLTDSKALSVKARELLAPRIKACAVAWGLGVVWPRRIERINILQATFEAMSRAVGVLGVTPDRLLIDGNKTLPEAVLAPLWRARHTVALPPQRAIVGGDKSEDAISAASILAKTFRDRLMLHLARRWPGYGLEVHKGYGTRTHYEALRRLGPCPQHRLTFRGVLPASAAPRQGSLC, from the coding sequence GTGAAGAAACATCCCGCACAGGCCAGTCTGTTTGGTCCGGATGCCGCCCCGCCGGGACGGCCATCCAGATACTGCGCGGGTATTGACGAAGCCGGGCGCGGTTGCCTGGCCGGGCCGGTGGTGGCCGCCGCCGTCATTCTTCCCGCTGTCTATGATCTGCCCGGCCTCACGGATTCCAAAGCCCTGAGCGTCAAAGCGCGCGAGCTTCTGGCCCCGCGCATCAAGGCCTGCGCCGTGGCCTGGGGTCTGGGCGTGGTCTGGCCCCGGCGCATTGAGCGCATCAATATTCTGCAAGCCACCTTCGAAGCCATGAGCCGCGCCGTGGGCGTTCTGGGCGTCACGCCGGACCGCCTGCTCATCGACGGCAACAAAACCCTGCCCGAGGCCGTACTCGCCCCGCTCTGGCGGGCAAGGCACACGGTGGCCCTGCCGCCCCAGCGGGCCATTGTGGGCGGAGACAAAAGTGAAGACGCCATTTCCGCCGCCTCCATCCTGGCCAAAACCTTCCGGGACCGGCTTATGCTGCATCTGGCCCGACGTTGGCCCGGCTATGGCCTGGAAGTGCACAAGGGCTACGGCACCAGAACCCATTACGAGGCCCTGCGCCGTCTGGGCCCCTGCCCGCAGCACCGCCTGACATTCCGGGGCGTGCTGCCCGCATCCGCCGCGCCGCGCCAGGGCAGTCTGTGCTGA
- a CDS encoding YraN family protein: MLLGRAGEEAAAALLQRAGFTLLDRNWRQGRLELDMVCRDGEELVFVEVKTRRSDGYGGPAAAVTPGKQRVLTRAAQAWLAAHDAWQSPCRFDVVCLLRHGDTFSAEHYPHAFDFSPALDSGHASWQPW, translated from the coding sequence ATCCTGCTGGGACGGGCCGGTGAGGAGGCCGCCGCCGCGCTGCTGCAGCGCGCGGGCTTTACGCTGCTGGACCGCAACTGGCGGCAGGGCCGCCTGGAACTGGACATGGTCTGCCGCGACGGCGAGGAGCTGGTTTTCGTTGAGGTCAAAACCCGGCGGTCGGACGGGTACGGCGGCCCGGCGGCGGCCGTAACCCCGGGCAAGCAACGCGTTCTCACGCGCGCGGCGCAGGCCTGGCTGGCGGCGCACGACGCCTGGCAAAGCCCCTGCCGTTTTGACGTGGTCTGCCTCTTGCGCCACGGCGACACCTTCAGCGCGGAGCATTACCCCCATGCCTTTGACTTCTCCCCGGCTCTGGATAGTGGCCACGCCTCTTGGCAACCCTGGTGA